In Bosea sp. Tri-49, a genomic segment contains:
- a CDS encoding DUF6894 family protein gives MPHYFLDYQDSFHDLVDVDGRELDNDEHAATAARSMLAGRACLEILRGADAVISVRVRRGPTPLFSVTLAITEDRFHLNG, from the coding sequence ATGCCGCATTACTTTCTAGACTATCAGGACAGCTTCCACGACCTGGTCGATGTGGATGGCAGGGAGTTGGACAATGATGAACACGCCGCAACTGCGGCGCGATCAATGTTAGCTGGCCGTGCCTGCCTGGAAATTCTGAGGGGCGCGGACGCCGTCATCTCCGTTCGTGTCCGGCGAGGGCCGACCCCGCTTTTTTCCGTGACGCTGGCCATCACCGAAGACCGCTTTCATCTCAATGGCTGA